One window from the genome of Rariglobus hedericola encodes:
- a CDS encoding Na+/H+ antiporter subunit E, protein MSTAKEHPRHSWPSRAIGFAAFLFHFARELVLANIAVAKSVLFQPVSALVPDFISYPLDGLSDFEIVVLTHCITLTPGTTSVEVSEDRTTLVVHALDARDPQGVCDGIKKTLETPILAWTR, encoded by the coding sequence ATGAGCACGGCCAAAGAACATCCGCGTCATTCATGGCCCTCACGGGCGATCGGCTTCGCGGCATTCCTGTTTCATTTTGCGCGCGAACTCGTGCTGGCGAATATCGCCGTGGCCAAATCGGTGTTGTTTCAACCCGTCTCGGCGCTGGTGCCGGACTTCATTTCCTATCCGCTGGATGGCCTCAGCGACTTTGAAATCGTGGTTCTCACGCACTGCATCACGCTGACGCCCGGCACGACGAGTGTGGAAGTATCCGAAGATCGCACCACGCTCGTGGTGCATGCACTGGATGCGCGAGATCCGCAGGGAGTCTGCGATGGAATCAAGAAAACCCTGGAGACGCCGATCCTGGCGTGGACGCGATGA
- a CDS encoding proton-conducting transporter membrane subunit — MSVTELANLVGLPVVAPIVAALLLLLFPRPSFARRGFTALVLTALLGLALWMVVHVMENGPLVLRVGGWLTPYGIVLVGDTLAAIMLCLSSFTALACVLYGFAETAAADEHPMRLPLMLFLLAGIDLSFVTGDLFNLFVAFEVMLLSSYALLTLEATARESRGALPYLTLNLVGSALFLATCGFAYSLFGTLNFAEMIVRADLLVGDVRLTVLAVLMLLVFGLKAGVFPLYYWLPGSYPILPAPTAAFYAGMLTKVGVYVLLRIFGTVMPPQLTGLHTLIAWTAGLTMVIGVLGAVSQGRVQKILSYHIVSQIGFMVLAIGLFTPFAFTAAIFYIIHHIIVKAALFLVGGVIVRANGTDDLNRTGGLWRAAPWLGIVFVFQAMSLAGLPPLSGFWGKFMIIQEGLTQGEWALVAMSLIASILTLMSMLKIWLGAFWRGEAAAPLNYDKRAKRMTAVGLGMVAVSLLIGFGAEIFVKTAKHAALETLDRPGYVRTVMSANETIYEGKHP, encoded by the coding sequence ATGAGCGTTACGGAACTGGCCAATCTTGTCGGGCTTCCGGTCGTCGCGCCCATCGTGGCGGCGTTGCTGCTGTTGCTGTTTCCGCGTCCGTCGTTCGCGCGTCGTGGATTCACCGCGCTGGTGCTGACGGCGCTGCTCGGGCTGGCGCTCTGGATGGTGGTGCACGTCATGGAAAACGGGCCGCTGGTGTTGCGCGTGGGCGGCTGGCTTACGCCTTATGGTATCGTGCTGGTGGGGGACACGCTCGCAGCGATCATGCTGTGTCTGTCGTCATTCACGGCGCTGGCGTGCGTGCTCTATGGTTTTGCCGAAACCGCGGCCGCCGACGAACACCCGATGCGACTGCCGCTGATGCTGTTTTTGCTGGCGGGTATCGACCTGTCGTTTGTGACTGGCGATTTATTCAATCTCTTTGTCGCGTTCGAGGTGATGTTGCTCTCGTCGTATGCGTTGCTCACACTTGAGGCGACGGCGCGGGAATCGCGCGGGGCGTTGCCGTATCTCACGCTGAATCTGGTTGGCAGTGCGCTGTTTCTGGCGACGTGCGGTTTTGCCTACAGCCTGTTTGGCACGCTAAACTTCGCAGAGATGATTGTGCGCGCCGATCTGCTGGTGGGCGATGTCCGCCTCACGGTGCTCGCGGTGCTGATGTTGCTGGTATTCGGATTAAAGGCCGGCGTGTTTCCTCTCTATTACTGGCTGCCGGGAAGTTATCCGATTCTGCCGGCGCCGACGGCGGCGTTTTACGCGGGCATGCTGACCAAGGTCGGCGTCTATGTGCTGTTGCGCATTTTCGGAACGGTGATGCCGCCGCAATTGACGGGACTGCACACCCTGATCGCCTGGACCGCGGGCCTCACGATGGTGATCGGCGTGCTCGGTGCGGTCTCGCAAGGGCGCGTGCAAAAAATCCTGTCTTATCACATCGTGAGCCAGATCGGCTTCATGGTGCTGGCGATCGGTCTGTTCACGCCCTTCGCGTTCACGGCGGCGATTTTCTACATCATCCATCACATCATCGTGAAGGCGGCGCTCTTCCTGGTGGGCGGCGTGATCGTGCGCGCCAACGGCACCGATGATCTCAATCGCACGGGCGGTCTGTGGAGGGCGGCACCGTGGCTGGGAATCGTCTTTGTCTTTCAGGCAATGTCGCTGGCGGGCCTGCCGCCGTTGAGCGGATTTTGGGGCAAGTTCATGATCATCCAGGAAGGCCTGACGCAGGGCGAGTGGGCGCTCGTAGCCATGTCTTTAATCGCGAGCATTCTCACGCTGATGAGCATGCTGAAAATCTGGCTCGGTGCATTTTGGCGCGGCGAAGCGGCGGCTCCGCTTAATTATGACAAGCGTGCCAAGCGCATGACGGCGGTCGGCCTCGGCATGGTGGCGGTGTCGCTGTTGATCGGTTTTGGAGCGGAAATTTTTGTTAAGACCGCCAAACATGCGGCGCTGGAGACACTCGATCGCCCGGGTTATGTGCGCACGGTGATGTCGGCCAACGAGACGATTTACGAAGGGAAGCATCCATGA
- a CDS encoding sodium:proton antiporter — protein sequence MTNQLESAILIFVLFTAGIYLCLSRRFLRILFGFLLISNAANVVLISISGDPTGRPSGTVGADGLARNSVDPLPQALILTAIVIGFAVAAYLTVLLYRLYTDRGAATMNSLYAEKAPGGAVAREKEDAS from the coding sequence ATGACCAATCAACTCGAATCCGCCATCTTGATTTTTGTGCTGTTTACGGCGGGCATTTATTTGTGCCTGTCGCGACGCTTCCTGCGTATCCTGTTTGGGTTTTTGCTGATCTCCAACGCGGCGAATGTCGTGCTGATCTCGATTTCGGGTGATCCCACCGGACGGCCTTCGGGCACGGTCGGAGCTGACGGACTGGCCCGAAACTCAGTTGATCCGCTGCCGCAGGCGCTCATTCTCACGGCCATCGTGATCGGATTCGCGGTCGCGGCTTATTTGACGGTGTTGCTTTACCGCCTCTACACCGACCGCGGTGCGGCCACGATGAATTCGCTCTACGCTGAAAAGGCTCCCGGCGGCGCGGTGGCGCGTGAGAAGGAGGACGCATCATGA
- the mbhE gene encoding hydrogen gas-evolving membrane-bound hydrogenase subunit E yields the protein METRLLIVLLTPFLLALVMPWLGARLGSRTGWIALLAPLASCAAVLSIYLLPPMERMAVVWDWVPSLGGTLTFNPDGLALFFGLVVTGVGVLVTFYAANYLDDHHYRDHGKFYCYLLLFMGAMLGTVFSSNLLVLFVCWELTGLTSFLLIGFLHDKHESQRGARMALLTTGLTGLALLAGVVLLRVIYGTYELGEIIAMGSVPAGSEVLMTAAFICCFIGIAGKSAQFPFHYWLPNAMAAPTPVSAYLHSATMVKLGVFLTARLLPVFNGLESWMPVLTVIGFGTLLLGAVLALLSQDLKAVLAYTTVAQLGLLIGYYGLYTQGVPVAWDYLHILNHVFYKACLFMVVGIIDHSTGTRDLRKLGGLFRKMPLTGIAAFITLASLAGVAPTTGFLSKELLLESVIGFRETTAGLLGWWPLVAVVLASFVKVIVAAGVFHRVFLGPVSHDVEHHYHAPSFGLQLPALLLAGATLACGVAAGAFGHFTLSFGVVGEHLMEAETLHLWHGLTPAFLTSMGILATGVAVYFAVGAKRWAVLEIPTALRFDAWFDHLVDGVQLFGKKLNKALGFENPYAYLFVVLATIIAVTGTVVVVDWASVTQLATQWDWLPHGSEGWMRTVMAVVMSAAAILAAVWKHPIKQLFALSIVGLGICFYYVLYQAPDLALTQMMVESATLLLVLLVVLRLKRDGADREVLPEQGAPSKLLRVALGAGVGLIMGGGVLFFQQPHALEWAGDFYLNNTLALSKGRNAVNTVVVDFRGWDTMFEITVLIIAACGCLGLLSRRRTGNRSPVKCDDGGNFFPVPRDLILRAVAIGAFVPLNLLALHIFFRGHNAPGGGFIAGLVTALSLLVLVFVLGVHGLRRLLRFNPMILAICGVLLTISTAIVPALKGLPMLNHLHNYIGSFYLGSPVFFDLGVFCAVVGVTLKLMLPLMKSVHGLPAFVNEEQGRFAARDSESIDIDAPADNATGKGGAS from the coding sequence ATGGAAACCCGCCTCCTCATAGTGCTCCTCACGCCATTCTTACTGGCGTTGGTGATGCCATGGCTGGGGGCCCGGCTCGGCTCACGCACCGGTTGGATCGCCTTGCTGGCGCCCCTGGCCAGTTGCGCGGCGGTGCTTTCGATCTACCTGCTGCCTCCGATGGAGCGCATGGCGGTGGTCTGGGATTGGGTGCCTAGCCTGGGAGGAACGTTGACGTTTAATCCGGACGGGCTGGCGTTGTTCTTCGGACTCGTGGTGACGGGCGTGGGCGTGCTGGTGACGTTTTACGCGGCAAACTACCTCGACGATCATCACTACCGTGATCACGGTAAATTTTACTGCTATCTGCTGCTCTTCATGGGCGCGATGTTGGGCACGGTGTTTTCGAGCAACCTGCTGGTGCTCTTCGTTTGCTGGGAGCTGACCGGACTCACGTCGTTTTTGCTAATCGGTTTTTTGCACGACAAACACGAGTCGCAGCGCGGGGCTCGCATGGCGCTGCTTACCACGGGGCTCACGGGGCTTGCGCTCCTGGCGGGCGTGGTGCTGTTGCGGGTTATCTATGGCACCTACGAGCTGGGCGAAATCATCGCGATGGGCTCGGTGCCGGCGGGGTCGGAAGTCTTGATGACCGCGGCGTTCATCTGCTGCTTCATCGGCATCGCGGGCAAGTCGGCCCAGTTCCCGTTTCATTACTGGCTGCCCAACGCCATGGCTGCGCCCACTCCGGTGAGCGCCTACCTGCACTCGGCAACGATGGTGAAGTTGGGCGTGTTCCTTACGGCGCGGCTGCTGCCGGTATTCAACGGTCTCGAATCGTGGATGCCGGTGCTCACGGTGATCGGTTTCGGCACGCTCCTGCTGGGCGCCGTGCTGGCGCTGTTGTCGCAAGATTTGAAGGCGGTGCTGGCCTACACGACGGTGGCGCAACTCGGGTTGCTGATCGGTTACTACGGACTTTACACGCAGGGCGTGCCGGTGGCGTGGGACTACCTGCACATCCTGAACCACGTTTTCTACAAGGCGTGTCTCTTCATGGTGGTCGGCATCATCGACCACAGCACGGGGACGCGGGATTTGCGCAAGCTGGGCGGCTTGTTCCGCAAGATGCCTCTCACCGGTATTGCCGCATTCATTACGTTGGCATCGCTGGCGGGCGTGGCACCGACCACGGGATTCCTGAGCAAGGAGCTCCTGTTGGAATCAGTGATTGGATTCCGTGAGACGACCGCCGGACTGCTGGGTTGGTGGCCGCTGGTGGCGGTCGTGCTGGCCTCGTTTGTTAAAGTAATCGTGGCGGCGGGCGTGTTTCATCGCGTGTTCCTCGGTCCGGTCTCGCACGACGTGGAGCACCACTACCATGCGCCGTCGTTTGGTCTGCAATTGCCGGCACTGCTGCTGGCGGGGGCGACCTTGGCCTGTGGTGTGGCGGCGGGCGCGTTTGGGCACTTCACGCTGTCGTTTGGTGTGGTGGGTGAACATCTGATGGAGGCAGAAACGCTCCACCTCTGGCACGGACTGACGCCCGCGTTTCTCACCAGCATGGGCATACTCGCAACGGGCGTGGCGGTTTACTTTGCCGTGGGTGCGAAGCGTTGGGCCGTGCTGGAGATTCCCACGGCGCTGCGCTTTGATGCCTGGTTCGATCACTTGGTCGATGGAGTGCAGCTCTTTGGAAAGAAGCTGAACAAGGCCCTCGGTTTCGAGAACCCCTATGCGTATCTGTTCGTGGTGTTGGCCACGATCATCGCGGTCACAGGAACGGTCGTGGTAGTGGATTGGGCTTCGGTGACCCAGCTCGCCACGCAGTGGGACTGGCTGCCGCATGGCTCCGAAGGCTGGATGCGCACGGTTATGGCGGTGGTGATGAGCGCTGCGGCGATTTTGGCCGCCGTGTGGAAACATCCGATCAAGCAGCTCTTCGCGCTGTCGATCGTGGGCCTCGGCATCTGTTTTTATTATGTGCTGTATCAGGCGCCCGATCTGGCGCTGACGCAGATGATGGTTGAGTCGGCCACGCTGTTGTTGGTGCTGCTGGTCGTGTTGCGCCTGAAACGCGATGGTGCCGATCGCGAAGTGCTGCCGGAGCAGGGCGCGCCTTCGAAGTTATTGCGTGTGGCGCTTGGTGCGGGCGTGGGTCTGATCATGGGCGGCGGTGTATTGTTTTTCCAGCAGCCGCATGCGCTGGAGTGGGCGGGTGATTTTTACCTGAACAACACCCTCGCACTTTCAAAAGGCCGCAATGCCGTGAACACGGTCGTGGTCGATTTCCGCGGCTGGGATACGATGTTTGAAATCACCGTGCTGATCATTGCGGCGTGCGGATGTCTGGGCTTGCTCTCGCGTCGTCGCACCGGAAATCGGTCTCCGGTGAAGTGTGACGACGGTGGCAATTTTTTCCCCGTGCCGCGCGATTTGATCCTGAGGGCTGTCGCGATCGGTGCGTTCGTTCCGCTCAATCTCTTGGCACTTCACATCTTCTTCCGCGGTCACAACGCACCTGGTGGAGGCTTTATTGCCGGCTTGGTGACCGCCCTGTCGCTGCTGGTGCTCGTGTTCGTATTGGGCGTGCATGGGTTGCGCCGCCTGCTGCGATTCAACCCCATGATTCTGGCGATCTGTGGTGTGTTGCTGACGATCAGCACGGCGATCGTTCCTGCGCTGAAGGGACTGCCGATGCTGAATCATCTGCATAACTACATTGGCTCATTCTACCTCGGATCGCCGGTGTTTTTTGACCTCGGTGTGTTCTGCGCGGTGGTCGGCGTGACGCTCAAACTGATGTTGCCGCTGATGAAATCGGTGCACGGCTTGCCCGCTTTCGTGAACGAGGAGCAAGGCCGGTTCGCGGCGCGTGATAGCGAGTCCATCGATATTGATGCGCCTGCGGATAACGCGACGGGCAAGGGAGGTGCGTCATGA
- a CDS encoding HAD-IB family phosphatase — protein MSGPKLLIFDCDSTLSSIEGIDELARVRGPEVFKRVEEMTNEAMDGKISVEAVFGRRLEIIQPEAKHVAQIGQHYIDTVEPDAKAVIAQARAADWTVMIISGGFRPIIRPLADFLGIERVEAVDLFFDEAGRYTGFDESYPTTRSGGKPEVITRLKSELKPDKVVMVGDGASDLETKPVVDLFVGFGRYMAREKVKRESAAFITQLSELPALIARI, from the coding sequence GTGTCTGGTCCCAAACTTTTGATTTTTGACTGTGATAGCACACTCAGCTCCATCGAGGGCATCGATGAGCTTGCGCGGGTGCGCGGGCCCGAGGTTTTTAAGCGCGTCGAGGAGATGACCAACGAGGCGATGGATGGAAAAATCTCCGTCGAAGCGGTGTTTGGCCGTCGTTTGGAGATCATCCAGCCGGAAGCAAAGCACGTGGCGCAGATCGGGCAGCACTACATCGACACGGTGGAGCCGGACGCGAAGGCGGTCATCGCGCAGGCGCGCGCGGCGGACTGGACGGTGATGATTATCAGCGGCGGATTCCGCCCGATCATCCGTCCGCTCGCGGACTTTTTGGGGATCGAACGCGTCGAGGCGGTGGATTTGTTTTTCGATGAGGCGGGCCGTTACACGGGCTTCGATGAGAGCTATCCGACGACGCGGTCGGGTGGGAAGCCGGAGGTCATTACTCGACTGAAATCTGAATTGAAGCCCGACAAAGTCGTCATGGTTGGTGATGGTGCGAGTGATTTGGAAACAAAGCCGGTGGTGGATTTATTCGTCGGCTTCGGACGTTATATGGCGCGTGAAAAAGTGAAGCGTGAGTCCGCGGCGTTCATCACACAACTGAGCGAATTGCCTGCATTGATCGCACGAATTTAA
- a CDS encoding DNA polymerase domain-containing protein has translation MSESLCGVWVDDDGVVHLSVAGADGSRATRTEVLRPFAWLNEKVTAPADGVVIEPLKGEGPFNRLAQADSLAAFETFASAARETGGFDAVRPLESQFLLQQRARLFRDLSFTQLRRCQLDIETGSSDGEFSDATKPEDRVLAIGLRFGERNRMLVLDEVSAAGEKRLLEEFNAVLIEEDPDVIEGHNIFKFDFDYLRQRAKKLKVPCAWGRFGQKATFRNSRLKVAERWIDFPRCDLPGRTVVDTYLLVQQYDITTRELTSYGLKDVAVYFGITDEDSERTYLAGDQIHATFTTDRAAFLAYLADDLRETKGIADLLLPTYFEQVRTFPILLQEATLRGTTGKIDLLFLEHYYHARQACPVPPEVTPFEGGYTRSFKEGVFKHVLHFDVASLYPSLLMSIGRNPRNDTLGVFIPLLTELRQYRLRYKQLAKSASTEDERAEAQARQSSFKILINSFYGYLGFSGARFGDGELAAEVTRRGRELLQVLIDEFARHGCTILEADTDGIYLSSDVYYDRPEALLEKVVGVLPPGIELEYDGRYEAMFCYKAKNYALYDGKKVTIRGSALRSRGIEPYLKKLGNQLIRFLVGASTESPLGMVEDYRTKLAARALPVTEVAKAEVLSMNPDAYERFITGGGKPRRASAEAALLMPKRPRMGERVAYYITAKEKGKTSDWQRARPVVIYDAAIAPYDPGYYADKLDDWLERYGPFLGVEPQGGAQGELF, from the coding sequence ATGAGTGAGTCCCTTTGTGGCGTCTGGGTGGATGACGACGGCGTCGTCCACCTCTCGGTCGCCGGAGCCGATGGCTCGCGTGCGACCCGCACAGAGGTGTTGAGGCCTTTTGCCTGGCTCAACGAAAAAGTCACTGCGCCCGCCGATGGCGTGGTGATCGAGCCGCTGAAGGGCGAGGGGCCGTTCAACCGTCTGGCGCAGGCGGATTCACTTGCGGCATTCGAGACATTTGCCTCGGCGGCTCGTGAGACGGGCGGGTTTGATGCGGTGCGTCCGCTGGAGAGCCAGTTTCTGCTGCAACAACGCGCGCGGCTTTTTCGGGATTTGAGTTTTACGCAGTTGCGCCGGTGCCAGCTTGATATCGAGACGGGCTCGAGCGACGGCGAATTCAGTGATGCGACCAAACCCGAAGATCGCGTGCTGGCGATCGGCCTGCGCTTCGGCGAACGCAACCGGATGCTCGTCCTGGACGAAGTGAGCGCGGCGGGCGAAAAGCGACTTCTGGAGGAGTTTAACGCCGTGCTGATCGAGGAAGATCCCGACGTGATCGAGGGTCATAATATCTTTAAATTCGATTTCGATTACCTGCGGCAGCGTGCGAAGAAACTTAAAGTGCCGTGCGCGTGGGGACGGTTTGGGCAAAAGGCGACGTTTCGCAACAGCCGGCTGAAAGTGGCGGAGCGGTGGATTGATTTTCCACGCTGCGATCTGCCGGGGCGGACGGTGGTGGATACGTATTTATTGGTGCAGCAATACGACATCACGACACGCGAGCTGACCTCGTATGGGCTGAAGGACGTAGCGGTGTATTTCGGCATCACCGACGAAGACAGCGAGCGCACTTACCTGGCGGGCGACCAGATTCACGCGACGTTCACGACGGACCGGGCGGCGTTTCTGGCGTATTTGGCGGACGACCTGCGCGAGACCAAAGGCATCGCGGATCTGCTGTTGCCGACCTATTTCGAGCAAGTGCGGACATTCCCGATTCTGCTGCAAGAAGCGACGCTGCGCGGAACAACGGGGAAGATCGATCTGCTGTTTCTCGAGCATTACTATCACGCACGGCAGGCCTGTCCGGTGCCGCCGGAGGTGACGCCGTTCGAGGGCGGTTACACGCGGAGTTTTAAGGAAGGCGTGTTCAAGCATGTGCTGCATTTCGACGTGGCGTCGCTGTATCCGAGTTTGCTGATGAGCATCGGGCGGAATCCGCGAAACGATACGCTGGGCGTGTTCATTCCGCTGCTCACGGAGCTGCGGCAATATCGACTGCGCTACAAACAACTGGCGAAGAGTGCCTCGACCGAAGACGAACGTGCGGAGGCGCAGGCGCGGCAGTCGAGTTTCAAGATTTTGATCAACTCGTTCTACGGTTACCTCGGCTTTTCGGGGGCGCGGTTTGGCGATGGCGAACTGGCGGCGGAAGTCACGCGGCGCGGACGCGAATTATTGCAGGTGTTGATCGACGAATTCGCACGGCACGGCTGCACAATCCTTGAGGCGGATACGGACGGAATTTATCTGTCCTCGGATGTTTACTATGACCGGCCCGAGGCGTTGCTGGAGAAAGTGGTGGGCGTGCTGCCGCCGGGCATCGAGTTGGAATACGACGGACGCTACGAGGCGATGTTCTGCTACAAAGCGAAGAACTATGCACTCTATGATGGCAAAAAAGTGACGATCCGCGGCAGTGCGCTGCGATCGCGCGGGATCGAACCGTATTTGAAGAAGCTGGGGAATCAGTTGATCCGGTTCTTGGTGGGTGCGAGCACGGAGTCGCCGCTCGGCATGGTGGAGGATTATCGGACGAAGTTGGCGGCGCGGGCGCTGCCGGTGACCGAGGTCGCAAAGGCGGAAGTGTTGAGCATGAATCCGGATGCGTATGAGCGCTTCATCACCGGAGGTGGAAAGCCGCGGCGCGCCTCGGCGGAGGCGGCGTTGTTGATGCCCAAGCGACCGCGCATGGGCGAGCGGGTGGCGTATTACATCACGGCGAAAGAAAAGGGCAAAACCAGCGACTGGCAGCGCGCGCGGCCGGTGGTGATCTACGATGCGGCGATTGCGCCGTATGATCCGGGATATTATGCGGACAAGCTGGACGATTGGTTGGAGCGATATGGTCCGTTTCTGGGAGTGGAGCCGCAGGGTGGGGCGCAGGGGGAATTGTTTTGA
- a CDS encoding mechanosensitive ion channel family protein — protein MKSSVLRSGFLVALVLTFSTWLCAGADTPPLLPGAEDNSATAGATPGSEGEPALFSVFNRPIILLRAELFGADPAERAQRATGRIDGILSRDIFGPIETVATADGIKILVGGELVLTVAPGDADALIGKTYEQTADEAARSLGQALQQAQRQRDGGLLMRAILRAAVATVILVVVIMAVVRINRFMRHRVLILERRLTEKLKERGLQIMSYAVKALRWVLRLAFWLLVAGAVFEWLAYCLSCFPYTHPWGEGLQLNLWKLILRIGASCVQAIPNLLVITLILLITRGVIGLVRAFFRSVGTGHIKIPGMELEAARATQRIIVVVVWLFAVVMIYPYIPGSGSAAFKGMSVFIGLLVSLGSSSVIGQFTSGLVLMYSRALKPGEYIRIGEHEGTVETLGFLSTKIRSGKNEELHVPNTVILGTTVKNFSRFSTDGGVLVHTSVTIGYDTPWRQVHEMLIESATRTAGLNRETKPFVMQTALSDFYVEYEVNARLLDPRQRGMVRAELHSHIQDVFNERGVQIMSPHYVDDKAQSKGGA, from the coding sequence ATGAAATCTTCCGTGCTTCGCAGCGGTTTTCTGGTGGCGCTGGTTTTGACCTTCTCGACTTGGCTTTGCGCCGGCGCGGATACGCCGCCGTTGTTGCCAGGCGCAGAGGATAACTCCGCGACTGCCGGCGCGACGCCCGGCAGCGAAGGCGAGCCGGCGCTGTTCTCGGTTTTTAACCGGCCGATCATCCTATTGCGCGCCGAGTTGTTCGGCGCTGATCCGGCTGAACGCGCTCAACGCGCCACGGGGCGAATCGACGGTATTTTGAGCCGCGATATTTTTGGCCCGATTGAAACGGTGGCCACGGCGGACGGCATCAAGATTCTAGTCGGCGGTGAACTCGTGCTGACAGTGGCCCCCGGTGACGCCGACGCGCTCATTGGTAAAACCTACGAGCAGACTGCCGACGAAGCGGCGCGGTCCTTGGGACAGGCGCTTCAACAAGCCCAGCGGCAGCGCGATGGCGGTCTTTTGATGCGGGCCATTTTACGCGCGGCAGTCGCCACGGTGATTTTGGTGGTGGTCATCATGGCGGTGGTGCGGATCAACCGCTTCATGCGGCATCGCGTGCTGATATTGGAGCGTCGTTTGACCGAAAAACTCAAGGAGCGTGGACTCCAGATCATGTCCTACGCGGTCAAGGCGCTGCGGTGGGTGTTGCGCCTCGCATTCTGGCTGCTGGTGGCGGGTGCGGTGTTTGAGTGGTTGGCGTATTGTCTGTCTTGTTTTCCATACACGCACCCGTGGGGCGAAGGCCTGCAGCTTAACCTGTGGAAATTGATTCTCCGCATCGGTGCGTCGTGCGTGCAGGCGATTCCCAATCTTTTGGTGATCACACTGATTTTGTTGATCACGCGCGGAGTGATCGGGTTGGTGCGCGCCTTTTTTCGAAGCGTGGGCACGGGTCATATAAAAATTCCCGGCATGGAGTTGGAGGCGGCGCGGGCGACACAACGCATCATCGTGGTCGTCGTGTGGTTGTTCGCGGTGGTGATGATTTACCCCTACATTCCCGGCAGCGGCAGCGCGGCGTTCAAGGGAATGAGTGTGTTCATCGGCCTGCTGGTTTCATTGGGATCGAGCAGCGTGATCGGCCAGTTTACGAGTGGATTGGTGCTGATGTATTCGCGTGCGCTGAAACCCGGTGAATACATCCGCATTGGCGAGCACGAGGGCACGGTCGAGACACTCGGATTTCTTTCGACGAAGATTCGCTCGGGCAAGAACGAGGAATTGCATGTGCCGAACACGGTGATTCTCGGCACCACCGTGAAGAATTTTTCGCGGTTCTCCACGGACGGCGGGGTGTTGGTGCATACCAGCGTGACGATTGGCTATGATACGCCGTGGCGGCAGGTGCACGAAATGTTGATCGAGTCGGCCACGCGCACCGCGGGCCTGAATCGCGAGACCAAGCCCTTTGTGATGCAGACGGCGTTGTCGGATTTTTATGTGGAGTATGAGGTCAACGCGCGCCTGCTGGATCCGCGTCAGCGTGGCATGGTGCGGGCCGAGTTGCACTCGCACATCCAGGATGTCTTCAACGAGCGTGGCGTGCAGATTATGTCGCCGCATTACGTGGATGATAAAGCGCAGTCCAAGGGTGGCGCCTGA
- a CDS encoding ATP-dependent Clp protease adaptor ClpS: MASSTRTPFHSPSGIEPIASRGWRVVFLNDAVTRMSYAVMVLRKLFGFDEATATKHMLEAHESGRSVVWQGVRENAEAYVFSLQQWHLSATFERDEES; the protein is encoded by the coding sequence ATGGCTTCCAGCACACGAACCCCCTTCCATTCACCCTCCGGAATCGAGCCGATCGCATCGCGCGGCTGGCGCGTGGTATTCCTCAATGACGCCGTCACCCGCATGTCTTATGCGGTGATGGTGCTGCGCAAGCTGTTTGGCTTTGATGAGGCGACGGCGACCAAACACATGCTCGAAGCGCACGAAAGCGGGCGTTCAGTCGTCTGGCAGGGCGTTCGCGAGAATGCCGAAGCCTACGTTTTTTCACTTCAACAGTGGCATCTGTCCGCCACCTTCGAACGCGATGAAGAGAGTTGA